One segment of Herbaspirillum hiltneri N3 DNA contains the following:
- the uppS gene encoding polyprenyl diphosphate synthase, with the protein MTHKSSTQAVPQVSSVPRHVAIIMDGNGRWATKRFLPRVAGHVKGVDAVRDIVEACSQRGIEYLTLFAFSSENWRRPADEVSLLMRLFMTALEREVSKMHANGIRLRVVGDLSRFDAKLQDMVAKAEAQTAGNTRLTLTICANYGGRWDIMQAVGKMLREQPGATDFSEEQLTPHLAMAYAPEPDLFVRTGGEERISNFLLWQLAYSELYFTETYWPDFDGAELDKAIESYRQRERRFGRTSEQLVEQKKAS; encoded by the coding sequence ATGACTCATAAAAGCTCAACCCAGGCGGTGCCCCAGGTTTCATCGGTGCCGCGCCACGTCGCCATCATCATGGATGGCAATGGACGTTGGGCGACCAAACGCTTCCTGCCGCGTGTGGCGGGGCATGTCAAGGGCGTCGATGCCGTGCGCGACATCGTCGAGGCATGTTCCCAGCGCGGCATCGAATACCTGACGCTGTTTGCCTTCAGCTCCGAGAACTGGCGCCGTCCGGCCGATGAAGTATCGCTGCTGATGCGCCTGTTCATGACGGCGCTGGAGCGCGAGGTCAGCAAGATGCACGCCAACGGCATTCGTCTGCGCGTAGTCGGCGACCTCAGCCGTTTTGACGCCAAGCTGCAGGACATGGTGGCCAAGGCCGAGGCGCAGACCGCCGGCAACACGCGTCTGACGCTGACCATCTGCGCCAATTACGGCGGCCGCTGGGACATCATGCAGGCGGTCGGCAAGATGCTTCGCGAGCAGCCCGGCGCGACCGATTTTTCCGAAGAGCAGTTGACTCCCCATCTGGCGATGGCTTACGCGCCCGAACCGGATCTGTTCGTCCGCACCGGTGGCGAAGAGCGCATTTCCAATTTCCTACTGTGGCAACTGGCCTATAGCGAACTGTATTTCACCGAAACGTACTGGCCCGATTTCGATGGGGCCGAGCTGGACAAGGCGATCGAGTCGTATCGCCAGCGCGAGCGGCGCTTCGGTCGGACCAGCGAGCAATTGGTCGAGCAGAAAAAGGCTTCCTGA
- a CDS encoding [protein-PII] uridylyltransferase: protein MPSLAVTLKKQLKAKRQEAIEAFQADGKTDHLLTQLRRNVDAALTEAWEKCDLPRDIALVAVGGYGRGELFPHSDVDVLILLDETPGKAMQEKLESLVQLFWDIGLEIGHSIRTIDECMSESAADITVQTSLLEARLVTGNKTLFQLLQVKCQAAMDPRAFFLAKTLELRQRHVKYEDTPYSLEPNCKESPGGLRDLQVILWVAKAAGLGDSWSKLAQRGLLTATEARQLTQKERAFKDIRIRLHIYTNRREDRLVFDIQTPIAESFGFKSTDTRRASEYLMQRYYWAAKAVTQLNTILLQNIEAQLFPQDVIPQKINERFNELNGFLDIAHDNVFEDTPSAMLEVFLVLAQHQELKDMSARTMRALWHARFKIDNAFRADPANHALFMQILQGKRGIMHALRRMNQTSVLGRYLPNFRRIVGQMQHDLFHVYTVDQHILMVVRNVRRFTMSEHAHEYPFCSQLMANFAQPWILYVAALFHDIAKGRGGDHSKLGMADARQFCVQHGISEANTELVVFLVEHHLTMSQVAQKQDLSDPDVIQQFADSVKDERHLTALYLLTVADIRGTSPKVWNAWKGKLLEDLYRMTLRVLGGEAPSADRELKNTQQEAIKTLRLYGLPADAHENFWRQLDVAYFLRLDASDIAWQTRSFYDKMDSKVPLVKCRLAPIGEGVQVAVYTPDQPDLFARICSYFDEKNFSILDAKIHTTKTNYALDAFLISAPVFAKNYRDIINLIEHELAHLLQSDSPLPAPAKGRLSRLSRTFPINPSVDLRPDERGQYYLLSVSANDRNGLLYTISNILAKYKINLHTAKVMTLGERVEDVFLVDGAALNHPRNQIMLETDLLKALRI, encoded by the coding sequence ATGCCCTCCCTTGCCGTCACCTTAAAAAAGCAACTCAAAGCAAAGCGCCAGGAAGCGATTGAAGCCTTCCAGGCTGACGGCAAGACCGACCACCTGTTGACGCAACTGCGCCGCAATGTCGACGCTGCACTCACCGAAGCCTGGGAAAAATGCGACTTGCCGCGCGACATCGCCCTGGTCGCGGTCGGCGGCTACGGACGTGGCGAACTGTTTCCGCATTCCGACGTCGACGTCCTGATCCTGCTCGACGAAACGCCCGGCAAGGCCATGCAGGAAAAGCTGGAATCGCTGGTGCAGCTATTCTGGGACATCGGCCTTGAGATCGGCCACAGCATCCGCACCATCGACGAATGCATGAGCGAATCGGCCGCCGACATCACGGTGCAGACCAGCCTGCTGGAAGCGCGCCTGGTGACCGGCAACAAGACCTTGTTCCAGCTGCTGCAGGTGAAGTGCCAGGCGGCCATGGATCCGCGCGCCTTCTTTCTGGCGAAAACCCTGGAACTGCGCCAGCGCCACGTCAAATACGAAGACACGCCCTACAGCCTGGAACCGAACTGCAAGGAAAGCCCGGGCGGCCTGCGCGACCTGCAGGTGATCCTGTGGGTGGCCAAGGCGGCAGGCCTGGGTGACTCCTGGAGCAAGCTGGCCCAGCGCGGCCTGCTGACCGCAACCGAAGCGCGCCAGCTGACGCAGAAGGAACGCGCCTTCAAGGACATCCGGATACGCCTGCACATCTACACCAACCGCCGCGAAGACAGGCTGGTGTTTGATATCCAGACGCCGATCGCCGAGAGTTTCGGCTTCAAGAGCACCGACACGCGCCGCGCCAGCGAATACCTGATGCAGCGCTATTACTGGGCCGCCAAGGCGGTCACGCAGCTCAATACCATCCTGCTGCAAAACATCGAAGCGCAACTGTTCCCGCAGGACGTCATCCCGCAAAAGATCAACGAGCGCTTCAACGAACTCAACGGCTTCCTCGACATCGCCCACGACAACGTCTTCGAAGACACGCCGTCGGCCATGCTGGAAGTCTTCCTGGTGCTGGCCCAGCACCAGGAACTCAAGGACATGTCGGCGCGCACCATGCGCGCGCTGTGGCATGCTCGCTTCAAGATCGACAACGCCTTCCGCGCCGATCCGGCCAACCATGCGCTGTTCATGCAGATCCTGCAGGGCAAGCGCGGCATCATGCACGCGCTGCGCCGGATGAACCAGACCAGCGTGCTGGGCCGTTACCTGCCCAACTTCCGCCGTATCGTCGGCCAGATGCAGCACGACCTGTTCCACGTCTACACGGTCGACCAGCACATCCTGATGGTGGTGCGCAACGTGCGCCGCTTCACGATGAGCGAACACGCGCACGAATACCCGTTCTGCAGCCAGTTGATGGCCAACTTCGCACAGCCATGGATCTTGTACGTGGCTGCGCTGTTCCATGACATCGCCAAAGGCCGTGGCGGCGACCACTCCAAACTGGGCATGGCCGATGCGCGTCAATTCTGTGTGCAGCACGGCATTTCGGAAGCGAACACCGAACTCGTGGTGTTCCTGGTCGAGCACCACCTGACCATGTCGCAAGTTGCGCAAAAACAGGACTTGTCGGACCCTGACGTGATCCAGCAATTCGCCGACTCGGTCAAGGACGAACGCCACCTGACCGCCTTGTACTTGCTGACCGTGGCCGATATCCGCGGCACCAGCCCGAAGGTCTGGAACGCCTGGAAAGGCAAGCTGCTGGAAGACCTGTACCGCATGACCTTGCGCGTGCTGGGCGGCGAAGCGCCCTCCGCCGACCGCGAGCTCAAGAACACACAGCAGGAAGCGATCAAGACGCTGCGCCTGTACGGCCTGCCGGCAGACGCCCATGAAAACTTCTGGCGCCAGCTCGATGTCGCCTATTTCCTGCGCCTCGACGCGTCCGACATCGCCTGGCAGACGCGCTCGTTCTACGACAAGATGGACAGCAAGGTGCCGCTCGTCAAATGCCGCCTGGCGCCGATCGGCGAAGGCGTGCAGGTCGCGGTATACACGCCTGACCAGCCCGATCTGTTCGCGCGCATCTGCAGCTATTTCGACGAAAAGAATTTCAGCATTCTGGACGCCAAGATCCACACCACCAAGACCAATTACGCGCTCGATGCCTTCCTCATCAGCGCGCCGGTGTTCGCCAAGAATTACCGCGACATCATCAACCTGATCGAGCATGAACTGGCGCACCTGCTGCAATCCGACAGCCCGCTGCCGGCACCGGCGAAGGGTCGCTTGTCGCGCCTGTCGCGCACCTTCCCGATCAATCCGTCGGTCGACCTGCGTCCCGATGAACGCGGCCAGTATTACCTGCTGTCGGTGTCCGCCAACGATCGCAACGGCCTGCTCTACACGATTTCCAACATCCTCGCCAAGTACAAGATCAACTTGCACACGGCCAAGGTGATGACGCTCGGGGAACGGGTCGAAGACGTGTTCCTGGTCGACGGTGCGGCGCTCAACCATCCGCGCAACCAGATCATGCTGGAAACCGATTTGCTCAAGGCGCTGCGTATCTGA
- the tsf gene encoding translation elongation factor Ts, with amino-acid sequence MAAITAALVGELRAKTDAPMMECKKALTEAEGDMVRAEEILRVKLGSKASKASSRITSEGVVATYIAGGVGALVEINCETDFVTKNDEFIALANAVAKVIAEKNPADLAALAALPLGDKTVEETRTELIGRIGENMSIRRFQRFETTGKLVSYLHGTRIGVVVEFDGADEQVGKDVAMHIAAMKPVALSSDQVPADLIEKERSVASLKAAESGKPADIVAKMVDGSVQKYLKEVSLFNQSFVKNDKQTVEQMLKAANTSVKSFSMFVVGEGIEKKQDDFAAEVAAQVAAAKQAQ; translated from the coding sequence ATGGCGGCAATTACCGCAGCACTGGTAGGCGAACTGCGCGCGAAGACCGACGCGCCGATGATGGAATGCAAGAAGGCACTGACCGAAGCCGAAGGCGACATGGTCCGCGCTGAAGAAATCCTGCGCGTAAAACTGGGCAGCAAGGCATCCAAGGCTTCTTCCCGCATCACTTCGGAAGGCGTTGTCGCAACGTATATCGCCGGCGGCGTCGGCGCCCTGGTGGAAATCAACTGCGAAACCGACTTCGTCACCAAGAACGATGAATTTATCGCTCTGGCAAACGCTGTTGCCAAAGTGATCGCAGAAAAGAATCCTGCCGATCTGGCCGCATTGGCTGCACTGCCACTGGGCGACAAGACAGTTGAAGAAACACGTACCGAGCTGATCGGTCGCATCGGCGAAAACATGTCGATCCGTCGCTTCCAACGCTTCGAGACAACCGGCAAGCTGGTGTCTTACCTGCACGGCACACGCATCGGTGTGGTCGTCGAGTTCGACGGCGCCGACGAGCAAGTCGGCAAGGACGTCGCCATGCACATCGCCGCGATGAAGCCGGTTGCGCTGTCGTCGGATCAGGTGCCTGCAGATCTGATCGAAAAAGAGCGTTCGGTTGCTTCCCTGAAGGCTGCCGAATCTGGCAAGCCGGCCGATATCGTCGCCAAGATGGTGGACGGCTCGGTGCAGAAGTACCTGAAGGAAGTATCGCTGTTCAACCAGTCGTTCGTGAAGAACGACAAGCAAACCGTTGAACAAATGCTCAAGGCGGCGAATACCTCCGTCAAGTCGTTCAGCATGTTCGTGGTTGGTGAAGGCATCGAGAAGAAACAGGATGACTTCGCAGCCGAGGTGGCAGCCCAGGTTGCTGCCGCCAAGCAAGCGCAGTAA
- the ispC gene encoding 1-deoxy-D-xylulose-5-phosphate reductoisomerase, with protein sequence MQAISVLGSTGSIGVSTLDVVGRHPERYRVYALTAHSRVDELAAQCLRFDPQVAVVGTAEAAARLQQKLRAQGLRTEVAYGPQALCDVAGAAGCDMVMAAIVGAAGLASTLAAARAGKKILLANKEALVMSGQLLIDTVAEHKATLLPIDSEHNAIFQCLPHDFRRSLDDGGIAKILLTASGGPFLKRAVETLDSVTPDEAVAHPKWVMGRKISVDSATMMNKGLEVIEAHWLFGAPADRIEVMIHPQSVIHSMVSYIDGSVLAQLGNPDMRTPIANAMAYPERIASGVAQLDLAQIGQLFFERPDLARFPCLKLAYDALHAGGSSAAILNAANEVAVEAFLNQEIGFRMIDQVIARVMDKLPHGPVTDIDALIEQDKIARSVAQSCLTL encoded by the coding sequence ATGCAGGCAATTTCCGTTCTCGGCTCCACTGGTTCCATCGGCGTTTCGACCCTGGACGTGGTCGGGCGTCACCCTGAGCGTTATCGGGTGTATGCATTGACTGCGCATTCGCGCGTTGACGAACTGGCGGCGCAATGCCTGCGCTTCGATCCGCAGGTTGCCGTAGTCGGCACTGCCGAAGCCGCCGCCCGGCTGCAGCAAAAACTGCGTGCGCAAGGGCTGCGTACCGAGGTCGCTTACGGCCCGCAGGCGCTGTGCGATGTCGCCGGCGCAGCCGGCTGCGACATGGTCATGGCGGCGATCGTCGGTGCTGCCGGCCTGGCTTCGACGCTGGCTGCAGCACGCGCCGGCAAAAAAATTCTCCTCGCCAACAAGGAAGCGCTGGTCATGTCGGGCCAGCTACTGATCGACACGGTGGCCGAACACAAGGCCACGCTGCTGCCGATCGACAGCGAGCACAACGCGATTTTCCAGTGCCTGCCGCACGATTTCAGGCGTTCGCTGGACGATGGCGGCATCGCCAAGATCCTGTTGACGGCATCCGGCGGACCTTTCCTCAAGCGGGCGGTCGAAACGCTCGACAGCGTCACGCCGGACGAGGCGGTGGCACATCCGAAGTGGGTCATGGGCCGCAAGATCTCGGTCGACTCCGCGACCATGATGAACAAGGGGCTGGAGGTCATCGAGGCGCACTGGCTGTTCGGTGCGCCGGCAGACCGGATCGAAGTCATGATTCATCCGCAGAGCGTGATCCATTCGATGGTGTCCTACATCGACGGCTCGGTGCTGGCGCAACTGGGCAATCCCGACATGCGTACGCCCATCGCCAATGCCATGGCCTACCCGGAACGCATCGCCTCCGGGGTGGCCCAGCTGGATCTGGCGCAGATCGGCCAACTATTTTTCGAACGTCCCGACCTGGCGCGTTTTCCGTGTCTCAAACTGGCGTATGATGCACTGCACGCCGGTGGCAGCTCGGCGGCGATCCTCAACGCCGCCAACGAAGTTGCCGTGGAGGCATTCCTGAATCAGGAAATCGGCTTCCGCATGATCGATCAAGTGATCGCTCGTGTCATGGATAAGCTGCCCCACGGTCCGGTCACCGATATCGATGCGCTGATCGAGCAGGACAAGATCGCGCGTTCCGTGGCGCAATCCTGCCTGACTCTATGA
- the map gene encoding type I methionyl aminopeptidase: MGSISIKTAEDIEGMRVAGKLAAEVLDYIAPFVKAGTTTGELDRLCHEYMTNVQDTIPAPLNYCPPGYTPYPKAICTSLNDIICHGIPGDKVMKNGDVLNIDITVIKNGYHGDTSRMFFIGEPSILARRLTEITYECMWLGISKIKAGAHLGDIGHVIQQHAEKAGYSVVREFCGHGIGKVFHEEPQVLHYGRPGTLEKLEAGMIFTVEPMINAGRREIREMGDGWTIKTKDRSLSAQWEHTVLVTETGFEVLTVSPGMPAPPAFILQAAPALA; this comes from the coding sequence ATGGGCTCCATCTCCATCAAAACCGCCGAAGACATCGAAGGCATGCGCGTGGCCGGCAAACTGGCCGCCGAAGTGCTCGATTACATTGCGCCCTTCGTCAAGGCTGGCACCACCACCGGCGAACTTGACCGCCTGTGCCACGAGTACATGACCAATGTGCAGGACACCATTCCGGCGCCGCTGAACTACTGTCCGCCAGGCTATACGCCGTACCCGAAGGCGATCTGCACGTCGCTCAACGACATCATTTGCCACGGCATTCCCGGTGACAAGGTCATGAAGAACGGCGACGTCCTGAACATCGACATCACCGTGATCAAGAACGGTTACCACGGCGACACCAGCCGCATGTTCTTCATCGGCGAACCATCGATCCTGGCGCGCCGCCTGACCGAAATCACCTACGAGTGCATGTGGCTCGGCATTTCCAAGATCAAGGCCGGAGCACATCTGGGCGACATCGGCCACGTGATCCAGCAGCATGCGGAAAAAGCCGGCTACAGCGTGGTGCGCGAGTTCTGCGGCCACGGCATCGGCAAGGTTTTCCACGAAGAACCGCAAGTGCTGCATTACGGCCGCCCCGGCACACTGGAGAAACTCGAAGCCGGGATGATCTTCACGGTAGAACCGATGATCAACGCCGGCCGCCGCGAAATCCGCGAGATGGGCGACGGCTGGACTATCAAGACCAAGGATCGCAGCCTGTCGGCGCAATGGGAACACACCGTGCTGGTGACCGAGACCGGATTCGAAGTACTGACGGTATCGCCCGGCATGCCCGCGCCACCGGCCTTCATCCTGCAAGCGGCCCCTGCCCTCGCCTGA
- the pyrH gene encoding UMP kinase translates to MTTPAYKRVLLKLSGEALMGDDAYGINRATIERMVADVAEVTQLGVELAIVIGGGNIFRGVAPGAQGMDRATADYMGMLATVMNSLALADAMRQAGLTARVMSAIAIEQVVEPYVRPKALQYLEEGKVVVFAAGTGNPFFTTDTAAALRGSEIGAQIVLKATKVDGVYTADPKKDPAATRYSTITFDEAISKHLQVMDATAFALCRDQKLPIKVFSIVKPGALKRVVLGEDEGTLVHV, encoded by the coding sequence ATGACGACACCAGCTTACAAGCGCGTACTCCTCAAACTTTCCGGCGAAGCCCTCATGGGCGACGATGCCTACGGCATCAACCGCGCCACCATCGAGCGCATGGTCGCCGACGTGGCGGAAGTAACCCAATTGGGCGTCGAACTGGCGATCGTGATCGGCGGCGGCAATATCTTCCGCGGCGTCGCACCTGGAGCGCAGGGCATGGACCGCGCCACGGCCGATTACATGGGCATGCTGGCAACGGTCATGAACTCGCTCGCGCTGGCCGACGCCATGCGCCAGGCCGGCCTCACGGCACGCGTCATGTCCGCAATCGCCATCGAACAGGTGGTCGAGCCTTACGTTCGCCCCAAGGCGCTGCAATACCTCGAAGAAGGCAAGGTCGTGGTGTTCGCCGCCGGCACAGGCAACCCATTCTTCACCACCGATACCGCAGCGGCGTTGCGCGGCTCGGAAATCGGCGCCCAGATCGTGCTGAAGGCCACCAAGGTCGACGGCGTCTACACCGCCGATCCCAAGAAGGATCCGGCTGCCACACGCTACAGCACCATCACCTTCGACGAAGCGATTTCCAAGCACCTGCAGGTCATGGACGCCACCGCATTCGCGTTGTGCCGCGACCAGAAACTGCCGATCAAGGTGTTTTCCATCGTCAAGCCCGGTGCGCTCAAGCGCGTAGTCCTGGGCGAGGATGAAGGCACGCTGGTCCACGTATAA
- the rpsB gene encoding 30S ribosomal protein S2, with translation MSVTMREMLEAGVHFGHQTRFWNPKMAPFIFGHRNKIHIVNLEKTLGMYQEALKYVRQLSSNRGTILFVGTKRQARDTIAAEAQRAGVPYVDQRWLGGMLTNFKTIKTSIKRLKDMEAAIADGSNEKLSKKEALLFSREQEKLQKAIGGIKDMGGIPDAIFVIDVGYHKGAITEAAKLGIPVIGVVDTNHSPEGVTYIIPGNDDSAKAIALYARGVADAILEGRANAVNEVVEAVKNGGDEFVEVNEQA, from the coding sequence ATGTCCGTAACTATGCGCGAAATGCTGGAAGCAGGTGTCCACTTCGGTCACCAAACACGCTTCTGGAACCCAAAGATGGCCCCGTTTATCTTCGGTCATCGCAACAAGATTCATATCGTCAACCTGGAAAAGACCCTGGGCATGTATCAGGAAGCGCTGAAGTACGTGCGCCAACTGTCGTCCAACCGCGGCACTATCCTGTTTGTCGGCACCAAGCGTCAAGCACGCGACACCATCGCAGCTGAAGCACAACGCGCAGGCGTTCCTTACGTCGACCAACGTTGGTTGGGCGGCATGCTGACCAACTTCAAGACCATCAAGACATCGATCAAGCGTCTGAAGGACATGGAAGCCGCCATCGCCGACGGTTCCAACGAAAAGCTGAGCAAGAAGGAAGCACTGCTGTTCAGCCGCGAACAAGAAAAGCTGCAAAAGGCAATCGGCGGCATCAAGGATATGGGCGGCATTCCTGACGCCATCTTCGTGATCGACGTCGGCTACCACAAGGGCGCCATCACCGAAGCCGCCAAGCTGGGCATCCCGGTCATCGGCGTGGTCGATACCAACCACTCCCCGGAAGGCGTGACTTACATCATTCCAGGTAACGACGATTCCGCCAAGGCAATCGCTCTGTACGCTCGCGGTGTTGCTGACGCGATCCTGGAAGGCCGTGCCAATGCAGTGAACGAAGTTGTCGAAGCCGTCAAAAACGGCGGCGACGAATTCGTCGAAGTGAACGAACAGGCTTAA
- the rseP gene encoding RIP metalloprotease RseP: MNLLHTLLAFVVALGTLVVVHELGHYWVARLCGVKVLRFSVGMGRIVWSRRFGPDQTEWALSILPLGGYVKMLDAREQDVSEMAPEDLKREFTRQSVWRRIAIVAAGPLANFILAILLFAGLFMHGIPEPLPKLRAMAEQSAAYQAGLRGGETITAVNGEPVHAWTEVRWQLMQHVLEKTPARLDVESDAPNGGKLINTVRLPLDGISTEDLEGDFLAKLGLSLARPKAILGKIMDGPAMQAGLQKGDLILAVNGAPVKDGLALVELVRASPGKPLALHGLRGQSEFHVTVTPDTLTDNGQTIGRIKVEVPLAPEMTVVSDPPWTAITKGAEKTWDTSAMTLKMIGKMIVGQVSWKNITGPITIADYAGQTAKVGLVSYLSFIAFISISLGVMNLLPIPVLDGGHLLYYSLEILTGRPVSERFGEIAQRAGMGILMMLMLVAAFNDIVRLMF, translated from the coding sequence ATGAACCTGTTGCACACCTTGCTGGCTTTTGTTGTTGCACTCGGCACACTGGTAGTTGTCCATGAGCTCGGCCACTATTGGGTGGCGCGGCTTTGCGGGGTCAAGGTCCTGCGTTTTTCGGTGGGCATGGGACGTATTGTGTGGTCGCGGCGTTTTGGCCCGGACCAGACCGAATGGGCCTTGTCCATCCTGCCGCTGGGCGGCTATGTCAAGATGCTCGACGCGCGCGAGCAGGATGTCAGCGAGATGGCGCCGGAAGATCTCAAGCGCGAATTCACGCGCCAATCCGTCTGGCGCCGCATCGCTATCGTCGCTGCGGGTCCGTTGGCCAATTTCATCCTCGCCATCCTGTTGTTCGCCGGACTGTTCATGCACGGTATTCCGGAACCTCTTCCCAAATTGCGCGCCATGGCGGAGCAGAGTGCTGCTTACCAGGCGGGCTTGCGTGGCGGCGAAACCATTACCGCAGTCAATGGCGAGCCGGTACACGCGTGGACCGAAGTGCGCTGGCAATTGATGCAGCACGTGCTGGAAAAGACGCCGGCGCGTCTCGACGTCGAAAGCGATGCTCCAAACGGCGGCAAGCTGATCAATACCGTCAGGTTGCCGCTCGACGGCATATCCACCGAAGATCTGGAAGGCGACTTCCTGGCCAAGCTGGGCTTGTCGCTGGCGCGTCCGAAGGCGATCCTGGGCAAGATCATGGACGGTCCGGCCATGCAGGCCGGTCTGCAAAAGGGTGACCTGATCCTCGCCGTGAACGGTGCGCCGGTCAAAGATGGCCTGGCGCTGGTCGAGCTGGTGCGCGCTTCCCCGGGCAAGCCGCTGGCGCTGCATGGCCTGCGCGGCCAGAGCGAATTCCATGTCACGGTGACGCCCGATACGCTCACCGACAATGGCCAGACCATCGGCCGCATCAAGGTCGAAGTACCGCTGGCTCCCGAAATGACGGTAGTCAGCGATCCACCCTGGACGGCCATTACCAAGGGGGCGGAAAAGACCTGGGACACCAGCGCCATGACGCTCAAGATGATCGGAAAAATGATCGTCGGGCAAGTTTCATGGAAAAATATCACCGGCCCGATTACCATAGCAGATTACGCCGGCCAGACCGCCAAAGTCGGCCTGGTCAGCTACCTGAGCTTCATAGCGTTCATCAGCATCAGTCTGGGAGTGATGAACCTGCTGCCCATCCCGGTTTTAGATGGCGGGCATTTGCTGTATTATTCGCTGGAGATTTTGACCGGCCGTCCTGTTTCTGAGCGCTTTGGGGAAATTGCTCAACGCGCCGGTATGGGTATTCTGATGATGCTGATGCTCGTGGCCGCATTCAACGACATTGTGCGTCTGATGTTTTAA
- a CDS encoding phosphatidate cytidylyltransferase, translating into MLKTRVITALVLLAILLPVLFLNNFFAFATVTVAFFAAGAWESLRLFRYSRAELWAGFWTVGYAVVVFVSGLPSVRSLFAVCVALWVIRFVPALKLGLPPLKTPANRLLSITYTLALLGCFIAIVSLFQHSPLYLLSVMAIVWIADIGAYFAGKGFGRHKLAPSISPGKSWEGAVGGWLAVLVAAAATVMYLDGDTFSGRLYERFGWLGFIAVMSVLVAASVVGDLFESQLKRRAGFKDSSNLLPGHGGVLDRIDALIPVLPLAALIDLWL; encoded by the coding sequence ATGCTAAAAACGCGTGTCATCACGGCGTTGGTTCTCCTGGCAATCTTATTGCCTGTACTCTTCCTGAATAATTTTTTTGCTTTTGCTACCGTCACGGTGGCGTTCTTCGCTGCCGGCGCCTGGGAAAGCTTGCGGCTGTTCCGCTATTCGCGCGCTGAGCTGTGGGCCGGTTTCTGGACGGTCGGCTACGCCGTGGTGGTGTTCGTCAGCGGCTTGCCAAGCGTACGCAGCCTGTTCGCGGTGTGCGTGGCACTGTGGGTGATCCGTTTTGTTCCCGCGCTGAAATTGGGCTTGCCGCCACTGAAGACGCCCGCCAATCGCCTGCTCAGCATTACCTATACGCTGGCCTTGCTGGGTTGCTTCATTGCCATCGTTTCCCTGTTTCAACATTCTCCGCTGTATTTGCTGTCGGTCATGGCGATTGTCTGGATTGCCGACATCGGTGCGTATTTCGCCGGGAAAGGCTTCGGCCGCCACAAGCTGGCGCCGTCGATTTCTCCGGGCAAGTCCTGGGAAGGCGCGGTCGGCGGCTGGCTGGCGGTGCTGGTTGCGGCTGCGGCGACGGTGATGTACCTGGACGGCGACACCTTCTCCGGACGGCTGTACGAGCGTTTCGGCTGGCTCGGTTTCATCGCCGTCATGAGCGTGCTGGTGGCTGCCAGCGTCGTCGGCGACCTGTTCGAATCGCAGCTCAAGCGTCGCGCCGGCTTCAAGGACAGCAGCAATTTGCTGCCGGGACATGGCGGCGTGCTGGACCGGATCGATGCGCTGATCCCCGTCCTGCCGCTGGCGGCGTTGATCGATCTCTGGTTGTAG
- the frr gene encoding ribosome recycling factor — MTIADVKKNTEQKMSKSIDSLRADLAKVRTGRAHTGILDHVQVEYYGSPTQLSQVANLTLIDARTIGVQPFDKKMLAVIEKAIREADLGLNPATQGDLIRVPTPALTEERRKEMVKLVKGEAEDTKISIRNIRRDANESLKKLVKDKVCSEDDERRGQEDIQKLTDKFVAEVDKLVVEKEKEVLTV; from the coding sequence ATGACCATCGCTGACGTCAAGAAAAACACCGAACAAAAAATGAGCAAGTCGATCGACTCGCTGCGCGCCGACCTGGCCAAGGTGCGTACCGGTCGCGCCCACACGGGCATCCTGGATCACGTCCAGGTGGAGTACTACGGCTCGCCGACGCAACTGTCGCAAGTCGCCAATCTGACGCTGATCGACGCCCGTACCATCGGCGTCCAGCCGTTTGACAAGAAGATGCTGGCCGTCATCGAGAAGGCTATCCGTGAAGCCGACCTGGGCCTCAATCCGGCGACTCAGGGCGATTTGATCCGTGTGCCGACACCGGCGCTGACCGAAGAACGCCGCAAGGAAATGGTCAAGCTGGTCAAGGGCGAAGCCGAAGACACCAAGATCTCGATCCGCAACATCCGTCGCGACGCGAACGAAAGCCTGAAGAAGCTCGTCAAGGACAAAGTTTGCTCCGAAGACGACGAGCGCCGTGGTCAGGAAGATATCCAGAAACTGACCGACAAGTTCGTCGCCGAAGTCGACAAGCTAGTGGTCGAAAAAGAAAAAGAAGTGTTGACGGTGTAA